A DNA window from Flammeovirga agarivorans contains the following coding sequences:
- a CDS encoding aspartate kinase, with protein sequence MQVFKFGGASVKSAEAVSNVKDIIKNCSEQKNLVVVISAMGKTTNLIERVVVDYLRGVDYQEHIDQLRTFHFDIAKGLFNNPSASIFQQIEKLICDLESYLKLRYFSDDELYDQVVCFGELLSTHIVSAYLNQEGVDTQFLDARIYIQTDNNWREGDIDWAWTTKMIQNDVKPMIQDSIVVTQGFIGGTINNKTTTLGREGSDFSAAIFAYCLDAEKVCIWKDVPGIMSSDPRRIDEVTLFKQLPYKYAAELTYYGATVIHPKTIRPLALKNIPLYVNSFLEPDKEGTVIGDFSDYPTTTSVIFKPSQAIIRFEEQDYLNVSKGDLGVVFSECARLNIKINMIKNSALSLSICTNNETSKIDKLKDLFSDKFVVQVTTGLELITFKNYKETTLNELKIDLSDVYMRQFSRDTLQVAVKVEAD encoded by the coding sequence ATGCAAGTTTTTAAATTCGGAGGTGCCTCAGTAAAAAGTGCTGAAGCAGTTAGCAATGTAAAAGACATTATTAAAAATTGTTCTGAGCAGAAAAACCTAGTCGTAGTCATCTCTGCAATGGGTAAAACCACAAACCTTATAGAGAGGGTTGTAGTAGACTACCTTAGAGGTGTTGACTATCAGGAACATATTGACCAATTAAGAACTTTTCATTTTGATATTGCAAAGGGGCTTTTTAACAACCCATCAGCGAGTATTTTTCAGCAGATTGAAAAACTAATCTGTGATCTAGAATCTTACTTAAAATTAAGATACTTTTCTGATGATGAATTGTATGATCAAGTAGTCTGTTTTGGTGAGCTCTTATCTACTCATATCGTATCGGCTTATTTAAACCAGGAAGGAGTGGATACTCAGTTCTTAGATGCAAGAATTTATATTCAGACAGATAATAATTGGAGAGAGGGAGATATAGATTGGGCTTGGACCACCAAAATGATACAAAATGATGTGAAACCAATGATACAAGACAGTATTGTAGTTACACAAGGATTTATTGGTGGTACAATTAATAATAAAACGACAACCTTAGGTCGGGAAGGATCAGATTTCTCTGCAGCAATTTTCGCGTATTGTTTAGATGCAGAAAAGGTATGCATTTGGAAAGATGTTCCGGGTATAATGAGTAGTGATCCACGAAGAATTGATGAGGTAACGCTGTTTAAACAGTTGCCCTATAAGTACGCGGCGGAACTCACTTATTATGGGGCAACCGTTATTCATCCAAAAACAATACGTCCGTTGGCATTAAAAAACATTCCGTTATATGTCAATTCGTTTTTAGAACCGGATAAAGAGGGAACAGTGATTGGAGACTTTTCTGATTACCCTACAACCACTTCAGTGATATTCAAACCTAGCCAAGCGATTATCAGGTTTGAAGAACAAGATTACTTAAATGTTTCGAAAGGAGACTTAGGAGTAGTTTTTAGTGAATGTGCTCGTTTGAACATTAAGATCAATATGATTAAAAACTCAGCACTTTCTTTGTCAATATGTACTAATAACGAAACAAGTAAAATTGATAAACTGAAGGACCTTTTTAGTGACAAATTCGTAGTTCAAGTGACTACTGGGTTGGAGTTGATTACCTTTAAAAATTACAAGGAAACCACTCTAAATGAACTTAAAATAGATCTTTCTGATGTTTATATGAGACAATTTTCAAGAGATACATTACAAGTTGCCGTTAAGGTAGAAGCTGATTAA
- a CDS encoding SusC/RagA family TonB-linked outer membrane protein, producing MKKRVLQFLFLFLGLTAAAIAQERKIEGVVMDASGETLPGATVMVEGTTIGAVTSFDGTFSIDAPETAEKLVVRLIGYKTQTVAIGTQSKFEFAMEEDVEQLEEVVVTALGIEKDKKSLGYSVSEVKGDDLKGSDNGVLNNLNGKVAGVMVNTSSGAPGASSRITIRGNSSLTGNNQPLFVIDGVPVDNTYNSGNTSSGGTDFGSPINDINPDDIESMSVLKGPNAAALYGSRAQNGAIVITTKSGKGSEGLGVSLSNTTTFQNPLILPNYQNEYGQGLNGQFSFVDGKNGGVYDGVDESWGPKLDAGLMIPQFHSNGEAVPWVSSPNNVEDFFETGHVSTTNLSIQNATDKSNVRFSMMYSDQKGMVPNTGLENYSASLNFGHKITDKLQLDSKVTYSRRQSDNLPQQGYGENNVMQQFVWGGRQVDYNLLKDYKKVDGTPYNWNYNYHDNPYWILHENTNSQLRDRINGFASLKWNITDYLNFKVKGGTDLYTENRLSKSAMYSINDPDGGFTESNYFVNETNFDFLFSFSKDFGTDWNVNANFGGNNMYRVYKSNSMTAFGLASPGVYTPANATGQVDSQTYFEEQIINSLYGTASVGYKDFLFADISVRNDWSSTLPKANNSFMYPSVNLSYVFSEHMELPNWISNGKIRGGWAEVGNGATPYSTSNVYVSGLPYNGYPMFKYETTEANPDLRPESTQSWEVGLDMAFLNNRIGFEAAYYEKSTYDQIVPADVSAASGYRYSYINAGQIDNKGFELMVYATPVQTEDLTWDVSFNFSKNKNEVVELAEGIDSFVLGEYWGLTTEARPGEELGTFYGYAYQRDDAGNILVDENGFPMKSEEKEKLGSINPDWRGGIRNSISYKNFTLSALIDISMGGDIFSVSNMFGEYAGVLDVTAVNREDGRVTQGVGVDGNPNTIVVPAQDYYQSLYGIHEEYLYDATYVKLAELSIAYNIPSSLTKKYGIKGMSVAFVGNNLWMIHSNAPNIDPQAGFGTGLDGQGFEFGQLPSPRSYGFDIKMKF from the coding sequence ATGAAAAAAAGAGTACTTCAATTTCTCTTTTTGTTCTTGGGGTTAACAGCTGCGGCTATAGCTCAAGAGCGAAAAATTGAAGGCGTTGTTATGGACGCTTCTGGCGAGACGCTTCCTGGCGCTACAGTAATGGTAGAGGGAACAACTATTGGTGCAGTAACATCTTTTGATGGTACTTTCAGTATCGATGCCCCTGAAACTGCCGAAAAATTAGTCGTAAGACTTATCGGTTACAAAACTCAAACTGTTGCAATCGGCACTCAATCTAAATTTGAGTTTGCAATGGAAGAGGATGTTGAGCAATTAGAAGAAGTAGTTGTTACAGCATTAGGTATCGAAAAAGACAAAAAATCTTTAGGTTATTCAGTTTCTGAAGTAAAAGGAGATGACCTAAAAGGATCAGACAACGGAGTATTAAACAACCTAAATGGTAAAGTTGCTGGTGTGATGGTAAACACTTCATCAGGGGCTCCAGGTGCTTCATCTCGTATCACTATCCGTGGTAACTCATCATTAACAGGTAACAACCAACCTTTATTCGTAATTGACGGTGTTCCAGTGGATAACACTTACAACTCTGGTAACACTTCTAGTGGTGGTACTGACTTCGGTTCTCCAATTAACGACATCAACCCAGATGATATTGAGTCAATGTCGGTACTAAAAGGACCAAACGCAGCCGCTTTGTATGGTTCAAGAGCACAAAATGGTGCAATTGTAATTACTACAAAATCAGGTAAAGGTTCAGAAGGTTTAGGTGTTTCATTATCAAACACAACTACTTTCCAAAACCCATTAATTTTACCTAACTACCAAAATGAATATGGTCAAGGTTTAAATGGTCAATTCTCTTTTGTTGATGGTAAAAATGGTGGTGTTTATGATGGTGTGGACGAATCTTGGGGTCCTAAATTAGATGCAGGTCTAATGATTCCTCAATTCCATTCTAATGGTGAGGCAGTGCCATGGGTGTCTTCTCCTAACAATGTGGAAGACTTCTTCGAGACAGGTCATGTTTCTACAACAAACCTTTCGATTCAAAACGCTACAGATAAATCAAATGTACGTTTCTCAATGATGTATTCTGACCAAAAAGGTATGGTACCTAACACTGGATTAGAAAACTATTCAGCATCATTGAATTTCGGTCATAAGATCACTGATAAGTTACAATTAGATTCAAAAGTAACTTACTCAAGAAGACAATCAGATAACCTTCCTCAACAAGGTTATGGTGAAAATAACGTCATGCAACAATTCGTATGGGGTGGTCGTCAAGTAGATTACAACTTATTGAAAGACTACAAAAAAGTAGATGGTACTCCATATAACTGGAACTACAACTACCATGACAACCCTTACTGGATCTTACATGAGAATACAAACTCGCAGTTAAGAGATCGTATTAATGGTTTTGCTTCATTGAAATGGAACATCACTGATTACTTAAACTTCAAAGTGAAAGGTGGTACAGACTTGTATACTGAAAACCGTTTATCTAAGTCAGCGATGTACTCAATCAACGACCCTGATGGTGGTTTCACAGAGTCTAACTACTTTGTAAATGAAACAAACTTTGATTTCTTATTCTCGTTCTCAAAAGACTTCGGTACTGACTGGAATGTGAATGCTAACTTTGGTGGTAACAACATGTACAGAGTTTACAAATCAAACTCTATGACTGCATTTGGTTTAGCATCACCTGGTGTTTATACTCCTGCTAACGCAACGGGTCAAGTAGATTCTCAAACGTATTTCGAAGAGCAAATCATTAATTCATTATATGGTACAGCTTCAGTAGGTTACAAAGATTTCTTATTTGCAGACATCTCAGTTCGTAACGACTGGTCTTCGACTTTACCAAAAGCAAACAACTCTTTCATGTATCCTTCAGTGAACTTATCATATGTATTCTCTGAACACATGGAATTACCAAACTGGATCTCAAATGGTAAAATTAGAGGTGGTTGGGCTGAAGTAGGTAACGGAGCAACTCCTTACTCAACTTCTAACGTATATGTTTCAGGTCTTCCTTATAATGGCTATCCAATGTTCAAGTATGAGACTACAGAAGCTAACCCTGACTTAAGACCAGAATCTACTCAATCATGGGAAGTTGGTTTAGACATGGCATTCTTAAATAACCGTATTGGATTTGAAGCCGCTTACTACGAGAAGTCAACTTATGACCAAATCGTACCAGCAGACGTTTCAGCAGCATCAGGTTATAGATATTCATATATCAACGCAGGTCAAATCGATAACAAAGGTTTCGAACTAATGGTATATGCTACTCCAGTTCAAACTGAAGATTTAACTTGGGATGTTTCATTCAACTTCTCTAAAAACAAAAACGAAGTTGTTGAATTAGCAGAAGGTATTGATTCATTCGTGTTAGGTGAATATTGGGGATTAACTACTGAAGCTCGTCCGGGTGAGGAGTTAGGTACATTCTACGGTTATGCTTACCAAAGAGATGATGCTGGTAACATACTAGTAGATGAAAATGGTTTCCCAATGAAATCTGAAGAGAAGGAAAAGTTAGGATCAATCAACCCAGATTGGAGAGGTGGTATCCGTAACTCAATCTCTTACAAGAACTTCACTTTATCAGCATTGATTGATATCTCTATGGGTGGTGACATCTTCTCAGTATCAAACATGTTTGGTGAATATGCAGGTGTACTAGACGTAACTGCTGTAAACCGTGAAGATGGTAGAGTAACTCAAGGTGTAGGTGTAGACGGTAACCCTAACACAATTGTTGTACCTGCTCAAGATTACTACCAATCATTATATGGTATCCACGAAGAGTATTTATACGACGCAACTTATGTTAAGTTAGCAGAGTTGTCTATCGCATATAATATTCCTTCATCTTTAACTAAGAAGTATGGTATCAAGGGGATGAGTGTTGCATTTGTTGGTAACAACTTATGGATGATTCACTCTAATGCTCCTAACATTGATCCTCAAGCTGGTTTCGGTACTGGTTTAGACGGTCAAGGATTTGAATTCGGTCAATTACCATCGCCAAGAAGCTATGGTTTTGATATCAAAATGAAATTCTAA
- a CDS encoding alpha-amylase family glycosyl hydrolase, with the protein MSKKLPQIVKDDPWLEPQTEQIEARINSYNQLKNDLTNKYGSLYNFAGAHTFLGINYDATNNGWWYREWAPAAHALFLTGDFNNWNRDSHPLKRIEGSNEWNGVWEIFLPKEEYKDTFVHGSFIKVRVLSQLGDQDRIPAYIERVVQEPNSPNFKGQVWFSDQTNFDWSGDDFKTSSIHTPIIYEAHVGMSQEEEKMGTYKEFTDHVLPKVRDLGYNCIQLMAVQEHPYYGSFGYHVSNFYAATSKFGTPEELKQLIKTAHSMGIAVIMDIVHSHAVKNHNEGINEFDGTVYQYFHAGEKGDHPDWDSKLFDYSKWEVIQFLASNVRYWLEEYHFDGFRFDGVTSMMYHHHGHAGFGSYDDYFNMGVDVDAVRYLQLANEIAHDIKPDVISIAEDVSGMPGLSRATQDGGVGFDYRLSMGIPDFWIKILEEQQDEDWNIWDFWSVMLNRRANEKAIAYSESHDQALVGDKTIAMWLMDAEMYTGMDNESGSIVVDRGVALHKMIRFLTCVLGGEGYLNFMGNEFGHPEWIDFPREGNGWSYKYARRQWSLAENGFLRYQKLNNFDAAMIHLVRDHHTLEPDTPVNLLNMDTDNKTICFQKGDLVFVFNFHANHSLPNYKFFAGESGSYEILFSSDEKRFGGHDRINTEDRFFTDEDKCISIYNTNRTATVFKKVD; encoded by the coding sequence ATGAGTAAAAAATTACCACAAATAGTAAAAGATGACCCGTGGTTAGAACCACAAACAGAGCAAATTGAGGCACGTATCAATTCTTATAATCAACTAAAAAATGATTTAACGAATAAGTATGGTAGTCTATACAATTTTGCTGGTGCTCATACTTTCTTAGGAATTAACTATGATGCTACTAACAACGGTTGGTGGTACAGAGAGTGGGCCCCTGCTGCACATGCTTTGTTTTTAACGGGCGACTTTAACAATTGGAATAGAGATTCTCATCCTTTAAAACGAATAGAAGGTTCTAATGAATGGAATGGTGTCTGGGAGATCTTCTTACCTAAAGAAGAATATAAAGATACATTTGTTCATGGTAGTTTCATTAAAGTAAGAGTTTTATCACAATTAGGTGATCAAGATAGAATTCCTGCTTATATCGAAAGAGTAGTTCAAGAACCTAACTCTCCTAACTTCAAGGGACAGGTTTGGTTCTCTGATCAAACAAATTTTGATTGGTCAGGTGATGATTTTAAAACAAGTTCAATCCATACTCCTATTATCTATGAGGCACACGTTGGTATGTCTCAAGAAGAGGAGAAAATGGGTACATATAAAGAGTTTACAGATCATGTATTACCAAAAGTCCGTGATTTAGGTTACAACTGTATTCAACTAATGGCTGTACAGGAACATCCCTACTATGGATCATTCGGTTATCATGTAAGTAACTTCTATGCTGCCACTTCTAAATTTGGTACTCCTGAGGAATTAAAGCAATTAATTAAGACTGCTCACAGTATGGGAATTGCTGTTATTATGGATATTGTCCATTCACATGCCGTAAAAAACCATAATGAGGGTATTAATGAATTTGATGGTACTGTCTATCAGTATTTCCATGCAGGAGAGAAAGGTGATCACCCAGATTGGGATTCAAAACTTTTCGACTACAGTAAATGGGAAGTTATTCAGTTCTTAGCTTCAAATGTTAGATATTGGTTAGAGGAATATCATTTCGATGGGTTCCGTTTTGATGGTGTTACTTCAATGATGTACCATCACCATGGCCATGCTGGGTTTGGTAGTTATGACGATTACTTTAACATGGGTGTTGACGTTGATGCTGTAAGGTATTTACAATTAGCCAACGAAATTGCTCATGATATTAAGCCGGACGTTATCAGTATTGCTGAAGATGTTTCTGGTATGCCTGGTCTAAGTAGAGCTACTCAAGATGGTGGTGTTGGTTTCGATTACAGATTATCAATGGGTATTCCTGATTTCTGGATTAAAATCTTAGAAGAACAACAGGACGAAGATTGGAATATCTGGGATTTCTGGTCGGTAATGCTAAACAGAAGAGCAAATGAAAAGGCCATTGCATATAGTGAATCTCATGACCAAGCATTAGTTGGTGATAAGACTATTGCAATGTGGTTAATGGATGCTGAAATGTATACCGGAATGGACAATGAATCTGGAAGCATAGTAGTAGATAGAGGAGTTGCACTTCATAAAATGATTCGTTTCCTTACTTGTGTTTTAGGTGGTGAAGGTTACTTAAACTTTATGGGTAATGAATTCGGTCATCCGGAATGGATTGATTTCCCAAGAGAAGGTAATGGATGGAGCTACAAGTATGCAAGAAGACAATGGTCTTTAGCAGAAAATGGCTTCTTAAGATATCAGAAATTAAATAATTTTGATGCAGCAATGATCCATTTGGTAAGAGATCATCACACATTGGAACCTGATACTCCAGTAAATCTTTTAAATATGGATACAGATAACAAAACGATCTGTTTCCAAAAAGGTGACTTAGTATTTGTATTTAATTTCCATGCAAATCACTCATTACCAAACTACAAATTCTTCGCAGGAGAATCAGGTTCATATGAGATCCTTTTCTCATCTGACGAGAAGAGATTTGGGGGTCATGATAGAATTAATACAGAAGATCGTTTCTTTACTGATGAAGATAAGTGCATCTCTATTTATAATACGAATAGAACAGCTACAGTCTTTAAAAAAGTAGATTAA
- a CDS encoding SusD/RagB family nutrient-binding outer membrane lipoprotein, whose translation MKLISAIVLSISLTSCFKDFDQLRENPNYPSKVDPESLFANVLYTSTGSFYGVQGQYFNLTAAGIWSQHFSKIQYIDEDWYEYRPSVMDEIWKRMYAGISGETNLAGLYDLELAIKAAYERKANNEEAGNEVAVRNDEALIGALKTAKAYFFISMTDAFGDIPYTEAFQTIELGYETTNFQPKYDDQEFIYKALLEELEEANALLAIGGSIDGGTDLIYRGSSTKWQKLANSLAARIYIRMSTTDPSFATEGLTALFANGERPMFESNADDAELQYLGSQPYMQPIYYNRYIDNRDDFAVSKTVVDMLKENNDNRLYIFAQPSPDSKPGVPVYVGQENGVPREESPSLNTISRIGNLFREQAAGKSFWMSYAEIQFIKAEAAYRLNVPVGDYQTFLEAGIRASFEKQYSEVAEYNAPIYPEVGVEVGQPGSDAQIVIDELKASGKDPMTQIMEQKYLALFSNGAEAFAELRRTALPRIHWVRGARQYERGLPNRFPYPFSEQTTNFENFSKAAQGIEQTVYGKKVWFAEKSPEIDYLINE comes from the coding sequence ATGAAACTAATATCGGCGATTGTTTTGTCGATTAGTTTAACCTCATGTTTTAAGGATTTTGATCAATTAAGAGAAAATCCAAACTACCCATCGAAAGTAGATCCAGAAAGTTTATTTGCCAATGTATTGTATACATCTACAGGTTCTTTCTATGGTGTACAAGGTCAATACTTCAACTTAACAGCTGCAGGTATTTGGTCTCAACATTTCTCAAAAATCCAATACATCGATGAAGATTGGTATGAATACCGTCCTTCAGTAATGGATGAGATCTGGAAAAGAATGTATGCGGGTATCTCTGGAGAAACAAACTTAGCAGGTTTGTATGACTTAGAGTTAGCAATTAAAGCTGCATATGAAAGAAAAGCGAATAATGAAGAAGCTGGAAATGAGGTTGCTGTAAGAAATGATGAGGCATTAATCGGTGCTTTAAAAACTGCAAAAGCTTATTTCTTTATCTCAATGACGGATGCATTTGGTGATATTCCTTACACTGAAGCTTTCCAAACGATTGAGTTAGGTTACGAAACAACAAATTTCCAACCTAAATATGATGACCAAGAGTTCATTTACAAAGCTTTATTAGAAGAGCTAGAAGAAGCAAATGCATTGTTGGCAATTGGTGGTTCTATTGATGGTGGTACTGACCTTATCTATAGAGGATCTTCTACAAAATGGCAAAAATTAGCGAACTCGTTAGCAGCTCGTATTTATATCAGAATGAGTACAACGGATCCATCTTTTGCTACTGAGGGTTTAACTGCATTGTTTGCAAATGGTGAGAGACCAATGTTTGAATCAAATGCAGATGATGCTGAGTTACAATACTTAGGTTCTCAACCATACATGCAGCCAATTTATTACAACAGATACATCGACAACAGAGATGACTTCGCAGTTTCAAAAACTGTTGTGGATATGTTGAAAGAGAACAACGACAACAGGTTGTATATCTTTGCTCAACCATCTCCTGATTCTAAGCCTGGAGTACCAGTTTATGTTGGTCAAGAGAATGGTGTTCCTAGAGAAGAGTCTCCAAGTTTGAATACAATTTCGAGAATTGGTAACCTTTTCAGAGAGCAAGCTGCGGGTAAATCATTCTGGATGTCATATGCTGAAATTCAGTTTATTAAAGCTGAAGCTGCTTATAGATTAAATGTTCCAGTTGGTGATTACCAAACATTCTTAGAAGCAGGTATCAGAGCATCATTTGAAAAACAGTATTCTGAGGTAGCTGAATACAATGCACCAATTTATCCTGAAGTAGGTGTGGAAGTTGGTCAACCTGGTTCAGATGCTCAAATTGTAATTGATGAGTTAAAAGCAAGCGGAAAAGATCCTATGACACAGATCATGGAACAAAAGTACCTAGCTTTATTCTCAAATGGTGCAGAAGCATTTGCTGAGTTAAGAAGAACAGCTTTACCAAGAATTCATTGGGTAAGAGGTGCTAGACAGTACGAAAGAGGTCTTCCTAACAGATTCCCTTATCCTTTCTCTGAGCAGACAACAAACTTCGAGAACTTCTCGAAGGCTGCTCAAGGAATCGAACAAACAGTTTACGGTAAGAAAGTGTGGTTTGCTGAAAAATCACCTGAAATTGACTATCTAATCAATGAATAA
- a CDS encoding SusD/RagB family nutrient-binding outer membrane lipoprotein, which produces MKKLLIYAASLMISLGTTSCFKDFDDMQVNPNYPSEVNPGNLFANATFSRIGGIYGVQAEDFNMTASGLWAQQFAKIQYIDEDWYEYRSGAIDGYWKYMLSGSSTNGSASMYDLELALHSVRNTKEELLASDPAYDVADLEAMEGAILVMRSYFFSVMTDVWGDIPYSEAFKTVALGYEKTITQPKYDAQKDIYDDLFVQLETANELLAGGGNVESQADMIYGGDAKKWQKFANSLAARLYIHISKVDQGKAQEGLTKIFSNAGKYPVFTSVEDDAMLTYSGSQPYEHPFFENYVRDARDDHSSSKTMIDMLKARKDTRMYIYATPTPASITVFDSTGNAADIQYVGQENGVPKSEDFKLAERSRIGVLYRVTPNGVSHVMSYSELEFIKAEAAAVLGIGAAGDPQTAYNNGIRASFERQYLLADNYGIKTASFGEQNGSISFAESKVIEEDGYEVEIAYSNVDEHYNRTIAQPNVAWDAGKAAQLIAEQKFISLFTNGPEVFTEVRRTNFPQLTFVRGGTQYKGLGLPFRFPYAISEQTANAANWSEAATGITNTMYGKTVWWNTAEFDNYRVIE; this is translated from the coding sequence ATGAAAAAATTATTAATATATGCAGCGTCATTAATGATTTCTTTAGGAACAACTTCTTGTTTCAAAGACTTTGATGATATGCAAGTAAATCCAAACTACCCTTCGGAGGTTAATCCAGGTAACTTATTTGCCAACGCAACTTTCTCAAGAATTGGTGGTATTTACGGTGTTCAAGCTGAGGACTTCAACATGACAGCTTCAGGTTTATGGGCACAACAATTTGCTAAAATTCAATACATCGACGAAGACTGGTATGAGTATAGATCTGGTGCTATTGATGGATACTGGAAGTACATGTTATCAGGTTCAAGTACAAATGGATCTGCTTCAATGTATGATTTAGAATTAGCTTTACATAGTGTAAGAAACACTAAGGAGGAGCTTTTAGCAAGTGATCCTGCATATGATGTTGCTGATTTAGAAGCGATGGAAGGTGCAATCTTAGTGATGCGTTCTTACTTCTTTTCAGTAATGACAGACGTTTGGGGTGATATTCCTTATTCTGAGGCATTCAAAACTGTTGCATTAGGGTATGAGAAGACAATCACTCAACCTAAATATGACGCTCAGAAAGATATTTATGATGATCTTTTTGTACAGTTAGAAACAGCTAACGAGTTATTAGCAGGTGGTGGTAATGTTGAATCACAAGCGGATATGATCTATGGTGGTGATGCTAAAAAATGGCAAAAGTTTGCGAACTCTTTAGCTGCTCGTCTTTATATCCATATTTCAAAAGTAGATCAAGGTAAAGCACAAGAAGGGTTAACAAAAATCTTTTCGAATGCTGGTAAATATCCTGTATTTACTTCGGTGGAGGATGATGCAATGTTAACTTACTCTGGATCACAACCATACGAGCATCCATTCTTCGAGAACTATGTTCGTGATGCGCGTGACGATCACTCTTCTTCTAAGACAATGATCGACATGTTGAAAGCTAGAAAAGATACTCGTATGTATATCTACGCTACACCAACTCCAGCTTCTATCACAGTATTTGATTCTACTGGTAACGCAGCAGATATTCAATATGTAGGTCAAGAAAACGGTGTGCCGAAGAGCGAAGATTTCAAATTAGCAGAAAGATCTCGTATCGGTGTTCTTTACAGAGTAACTCCAAATGGTGTTTCTCATGTAATGTCATATTCTGAATTAGAATTTATCAAAGCCGAGGCTGCAGCTGTTTTAGGAATTGGTGCAGCAGGTGATCCTCAAACAGCATATAACAATGGTATTAGAGCTTCTTTTGAAAGACAATACTTATTAGCTGATAATTATGGTATCAAAACAGCATCATTTGGTGAGCAAAATGGTTCAATTTCTTTTGCAGAGTCAAAAGTGATCGAAGAAGATGGTTATGAAGTAGAGATTGCTTACTCTAACGTTGACGAGCACTACAACAGAACCATTGCACAACCAAACGTAGCTTGGGATGCAGGTAAAGCAGCACAACTAATCGCTGAACAAAAGTTTATCTCATTATTTACAAACGGTCCTGAGGTATTCACTGAAGTAAGAAGAACAAACTTCCCTCAGTTAACTTTTGTAAGAGGTGGTACACAATATAAAGGTTTAGGTTTACCATTCCGTTTCCCATATGCGATCTCTGAGCAAACTGCAAACGCAGCTAACTGGTCAGAAGCAGCAACTGGTATTACTAACACTATGTATGGTAAAACAGTATGGTGGAATACAGCTGAGTTTGATAACTATAGAGTTATTGAATAA
- the rpe gene encoding ribulose-phosphate 3-epimerase, giving the protein MKTIIAPSVLAADFANLQRDVELINDSKADWFHIDIMDGMFVPNISFGLPVCAAIKKHAKKPMDVHLMIEQPDRYLEAFKKAGADMISVHAEACPHLHRTIQNIKELGLKAGVALNPHTSLDCLEFLLNDIDYVCIMSVNPGFGGQKFIPSTYDKVRKLKSMIDAAGADVLIQIDGGVDASNYDKLAEAGATVLVAGSYVFGAEDPKAAIEKIKID; this is encoded by the coding sequence ATGAAAACAATAATAGCACCCTCGGTTCTAGCGGCTGATTTTGCCAACCTTCAAAGAGATGTTGAACTGATCAATGACAGTAAAGCAGATTGGTTCCATATTGATATTATGGACGGTATGTTTGTCCCTAACATCTCATTTGGTTTACCAGTATGTGCAGCAATTAAAAAGCATGCTAAGAAACCTATGGATGTTCATTTAATGATCGAACAACCAGATCGTTATTTGGAAGCTTTCAAAAAAGCAGGAGCAGATATGATTTCTGTACATGCTGAAGCTTGTCCTCATCTTCATAGAACTATTCAAAACATTAAAGAGTTAGGTTTAAAAGCTGGTGTGGCTTTAAATCCACATACTTCTTTAGATTGTTTGGAGTTCTTATTAAACGACATCGATTACGTTTGTATCATGTCTGTAAACCCAGGATTTGGCGGGCAAAAGTTTATTCCTTCTACTTATGACAAAGTAAGAAAGCTTAAATCAATGATCGATGCAGCAGGTGCTGATGTGTTGATTCAAATTGATGGAGGTGTAGATGCTTCAAACTATGATAAATTAGCTGAGGCAGGTGCAACGGTATTGGTTGCAGGTAGTTATGTTTTTGGAGCTGAAGATCCTAAAGCAGCTATCGAAAAGATTAAAATCGACTAA